A window of Taeniopygia guttata chromosome 14, bTaeGut7.mat, whole genome shotgun sequence contains these coding sequences:
- the PGAP6 gene encoding post-GPI attachment to proteins factor 6, whose product MAGTAGPPLPPPLPLLPLLLQLLALPAGRAGPDSLYVSEYFSQSAQKLSFYSWYGNAKLFHFHVPEDTVLLRWLLQASRGKGPECTSMEITVHFRHGAPPVINPLGTRFPANATVRPSYNISITLSSAVQNTTFVNITTPAAGDWFIAAHLPEAAGRIEVKGFSTPCPYMFQADMFVLRLTDMPVLEPGVPMPHTVVSPAKPLHVKVFVPKHAAGMRFQLSSCVTSERRACSVRVLLGSITLPQSFQRSLTCAGSTNCSLALESPPWEKWLQVMVESLGPANASVSVEMLASFTVCRPGSSNSFLNFISLNQSQAGARPGAAGSSAPAAGEAPGNVSGQRSSCLQSQPVVREDLDVVSVRYRLLNGPSVPVTSLSPTLLLLNLNTGMDSGGSLVVSLLLNKTSVSLANATVAACVSAASPVLSLNATQNCSTAFSQGYPLSVSTSSAEAMLIVLYPQTDDWFLSLQLLCPKGQGECASAEGRVAVLAYLTPCFNDCGPYGQCSLLRRHGYLYAGCSCKAGWGGWSCTDDTKAQSVGTQNLATLLLTLSNLMFLPAIAVAVYRFYLVEASVYTYTMFFSTFYHACDQPGVAVMCIMDYDTLQYCDFLGSVVSIWVTILCMARLKKILKYVLFVLGTLLIAMSLQLDRRGVWNMMGPCLFALLIMVTAWVHHGAKRRHCYPSSWKRWVFYLLPGITLAFIAISVYAFMETNENYYYTHSIWHVLVACSVAFLLPPRDKHKKPWAWSQKLTCRYQICQNDREELYAVT is encoded by the exons ATGGCCGGGACAGCCGGGCCGCccctgccgccgccgctgccgctgctgccgctgctgctgcagctcctggcgCTGCCCGCCGGCCGCGCCGGCCCCG ACTCCCTCTATGTCTCCGAGTACTTCTCTCAGAGTGCACAGAAGCTCTCCTTCTACAGCTGGTATGGGAACGCCAAGCTCTTCCACTTCCACGTGCCAGAGGACACCGTGCTGCTGCGCTGGCTCCTGCAGGCGTCCCGGGGGAAGGGCCCCGAGTGCACCAGCATGGAGATCACTGT GCACTTTCGGCACGGAGCCCCTCCCGTCATTAACCCTTTGGGAACTCGCTTTCCTGCCAACGCCACTGTCCGTCCCTCCTACAACATCAGCATCACCCTGAGCAGTGCCGTGCAGAACACCACCTTCGTGAACATCACCACCCCCGCTGCCGGGGACTGGTTCATCGCTGCCCACCTGCCCGAGGCTGCGGGCAGGATCGAGGTGAAG GGTTTCTCCACTCCATGCCCCTATATGTTCCAGGCAGAtatgtttgtgctcagactCACTGATATGCCTGTCCTGGAGCCTGGTGTCCCCATGCCACACACCGTTGTCTCGCCTGCTAAGCCACTGCATGTCAA GGTCTTCGTTCCCAAGCACGCGGCGGGGATGCGGTTCCAGCTGAGCAGCTGCGTCACCAGCGAGCGGAGAGCCTGCAGCGTGCGGGTGCTGCTGGGCTCCATCACCCTGCCCCAGTCCTTCCAGAGGAGCCTCACCTGCGCCGGCAGCACCAActgcagcctggccctggaGTCGCCCCCCTGGGAGAAGTGGCTGCAGGTCATGGTGGAGAGTCTCGGCCCTGCCAATGCCAGCGTGTCGGTGGAGATGCTGGCTTCGTTCACAG TTTGCAGACCAGGAAGCAGCAATTCCTTCCTTAACTTCATCAGCCTAAAccagagccaggctggtgccagaccaggagcagcaggcagctctgctccagctgcaggagaagctccaggcaACGTGTCTGGCCAGAggagctcctgcctgcagagccagcccgTGGTGAGGGAGGACCTGGACGTGGTGTCCGTGCGTTACCGGCTCCTGAACGGCCCCAGCGTGCCCGTGACCTCCCTGTCccccaccctgctcctgctcaaCCTGAACACGGGCATGGACAGCGGGGGATCCCTCGTGGTCAGCCTGCTGCTCAACAAG ACATCTGTGAGCCTGGCCAATGCCACCGTGGCAGCCTGTGTGAGTGCTGCTTCTCCAGTGCTGTCCCTGAACGCCACACAGAACTGCAGCACAG CTTTCTCCCAGGGCTACCCTCTGAGTGTGAGCACGTCCTCTGCAGAAGCGATGCTGATTGTCCTGTACCCACAGACCGATGACTGgttcctgtccctgcagctcctctgccccaAGGGACAGGG GGAATGTGCCAGTGCTGAAGGCAGAGTGGCGGTGTTGGCGTACCTCACGCCCTGCTTCAACGACTGCGGGCCCTACGGGCAGTGCAGCCTCCTGCGCAGGCACGGCTACCTCTAcgctggctgcagctgcaagGCTG GTTGgggtggctggagctgcacagatGACACCAAGGCCCAGAGCGTGGGCACGCAGAATTTGGCCACGCTCCTGCTCACCCTGAGCAACCTCATGTTCCTGCCCGCCATTGCAGTCGCTGTCTATCGCTTCTACCTGGTGGAGGCCTCTGTCTACACCTACACCATGTTCTTCTCCACG TTCTACCACGCGTGCGACCAGCCGGGCGTGGCCGTGATGTGCATCATGGACTACGACACGCTGCAGTACTGCGACTTCCTGGGCTCCGTGGTGTCCATCTGGGTCACCATCCTGTGCATGGCCCGCCTGAAGAAGATCCTGAAATAC GTCCTTTTTGTCTTGGGGACCCTGTTAATTGCCATGTCCCTGCAGCTGGACCGCAGAGGGGTGTGGAACATGATGGGTCCCTGCCTCTTCGCCCTCCTCATCATGGTGACAGCGTGG GTTCACCACGGAGCAAAGCGCAGGCACTGCTACCCCTCCTCGTGGAAGCGCTGGGTTTTCTACCTCCTCCCAGGGATCACCTTGGCGTTCATTGCCATCTCCGTGTACGCTTTCATGGAAACCAATGAGAACTACTACTACACCCACAGCATCTGGCACGTGCTGGTGGCTTGCAGCGTGGCTTTCTTGCTCCCTCCTCGGGACAAGCATAAGAAGCCCTGGGCCTGGTCCCAGAAGCTGACGTGTCGCTATCAGATCTGCCAGAACGACCGTGAGGAGCTCTACGCTGTCACCTGA
- the MRPL28 gene encoding large ribosomal subunit protein bL28m (The RefSeq protein has 1 substitution compared to this genomic sequence), which produces MPLHRFPPRLWASMRLRDGICARLPQHYLASLQDNTPPTPVHWEPHGLRYRRNPRTGERERVQDVPVPVYFPPAANEGLWGGEGWVRGFRYARDDXLSTRLPKTWKPQLFKRQFYSEILDATLTITVTMRTLDLIDAAFGFDFYILKTPRADMCSKLGMDLKRTMLLRLARRDPALHPGDPARRDAVYDKYKEFVIPEEEAEWVGLSLEEAIEKQRLLEKKDPVPLFKVYAEELVSQLKEQQQAVQKQ; this is translated from the exons ATGCCGCTGCACCGCTTCCCGCCGCGCCTCTGGGCCTCCATGCGCCTGCGGGACGGCATCTGCGCCCGCCTGCCGCAGCACTACCTGGCCTCGCTGCAGGACAACACGCCGCCCACCCCCGTGCACTGGGAGCCGCACGGCCTGCGCTACCGGCGGAACCCGCGCACCGGGGAGCGCGAGCGCGTGCAGGACGTGCCGGTGCCCGTGTACTTCCCGCCCGCCGCCAACGAGGGGCTCTGGGGCGGCGAGGGCTGGGTCCGCGGCTTCCGCTATGCCCGCGACGACAAG CTCTCCACCAGGCTGCCCAAGACCTGGAAGCCGCAGCTGTTCAAGCGGCAGTTCTACAGCGAGATCCTGGACGCCACGCTGACCATCACCGTCACCATGCGCACGCTCGACCTCATCGACGCCGCCTTCGGCTTCGACTTCTACATCCTCAAG ACCCCCAGAGCTGACATGTGCTCCAAGCTGGGCATGGATCTGAAGAGGACGATGCTGCTGCGCCTGGCACGGCGCGACCCCGCGCTGCACCCGGGGGACCCAGCCCGCAGAGACGCCGTCTATGACAAGTACAAG GAATTTGTGATCCCAGAAGAAGAAGCTGAATGGGTTGGCTTGAGTTTGGAAGAAGCCATAGAAAAACAGAGGCTCCTGGAAAAAAAG GACCCTGTCCCCCTGTTCAAGGTGTATGCTGAAGAGCTTGTCAGCCAGCTGAAAGAACAGCAACAGGCAGTGCAGAAGCAGTAG